TAACTGCCGGCCCTTTGAGCAATCCAGAATTTTTCCAGCCACGTTGAGGGCGAGTAAAAATGAACCACCGTGTCATCCCGGTCTCGCTTGTGCTGGCCGTGCTCCTGATAGTAATCCCTTTCTTCCAGAGCCACCTGCCAGCGCTTTCTGGCAATGACGAGCGCATCATCGTAACGCTGCCGAACCATAAACACGGTCATCAATATGTCGTGAAGGCGGTCGTCTTCCGGAAACTCGGTCAGGAGTTTTGTCGCCAACCTTTCGGCCTTTCCAAAGTCCATAGAGAGAAGCAGGTCAAAACCCCGCTGCACTTCTTTTTCAAGAAACTTCTTCTTTCTTGCTTTTTCTTCCTGTTTCAACCAGCGGTCCCTGGGGAGTGTCTTTCTGATTTCCTCGTGTAAAGGCATACAACACTTCTTATACTTCTTTCCCGAGCCACAGGGACAGGGATCGTTTCGAGATATCTTCTCGCCAGGAAGACTTTCCATAGCGGCGGCACGCCGGGCAAGATGCTGATATTCGCCGATCCGTCTCTCCAGTTCTTTTCTGCCGATCCCATATCGCAGACACACATTTTCCGCAGTTTCACCTTTCAAATAGGCATAAACAGGAGCAAAACGATCGGAAGCATTAACCGACATCCTAGAATCCTCCATGAAATCTCTTCTCCTTTCTCAAAATTCTTCCGGAGAGCCTATATGACCATGCTTTTTCCTTTGTGTCAAAAGGAAGGACTTATTAAATTTAAAGGCGAAGACTAAGCTTTCTCCGGAGTGGAAAATCGATGGATCCTATAACCCACGGCGTAAGCGGGCTTATTGGAGCAAAGTTTTTGAAGCTAAAATTTACCATTCCCGCCCGTTACGGATGGCTATTTTTTGTTGGAGCACTTTTACCGGACATAGATAACATCGCCGGTTTTTTTGGAAGAGAAGCATATATAGTTCATCACCGGGGATTCACTCACTCTCTTTTCTTTGCCCTTTTTTTTCCTGCCCTTGTCGCTTTGCTATTAAGGCTCCTGTCATCAAAATGGAATGTC
This Thermodesulforhabdus norvegica DNA region includes the following protein-coding sequences:
- a CDS encoding SEC-C metal-binding domain-containing protein — encoded protein: MEDSRMSVNASDRFAPVYAYLKGETAENVCLRYGIGRKELERRIGEYQHLARRAAAMESLPGEKISRNDPCPCGSGKKYKKCCMPLHEEIRKTLPRDRWLKQEEKARKKKFLEKEVQRGFDLLLSMDFGKAERLATKLLTEFPEDDRLHDILMTVFMVRQRYDDALVIARKRWQVALEERDYYQEHGQHKRDRDDTVVHFYSPSTWLEKFWIAQRAGSYSKEFPEGNHPVLKRLSAELMTANDVKRFPQRDQEGYRVRREALDSVIEQIKSYGEDAYPYVLPLAYYFSWASLFVPEVIAAPGTERSLRLLAELSMFRFPFFAQMCLKHLEEAGERSVPIIRQVIESHKAFDELKVGLILVLGNIVCDESFSILVELTEHENPYVVNWVAQALGKHQNPAALPYLEKARERLGELSKIAGAIRELVETR